The Acetobacteroides hydrogenigenes genome has a segment encoding these proteins:
- a CDS encoding S-adenosylmethionine:tRNA ribosyltransferase-isomerase, which produces MMTPHAQHIAIGDFNYDLPDERIAKYPLEERDLSKLLFFNGNNIDDKQFKELPTLLQDSDLLVFNNTKVIQARMEFFRSTGARVEIFCLEPADSSDYESVFQAKGSITWKCIVGNLKKWKESTLEKKLDLKGTAVTLTAQKLEKPNDNVLIMFSWDGDFTFSEILEASGTIPIPPYLNRDTEDIDLNRYQTVYSKHKGSVAAPTAGLHFTPSIIETLKSNGVDTAEVTLHVGAGTFKPVKTEDVADHEMHTEHFSVTLESLKKLRKHLGNVISVGTTSMRTLESLYWYGVRAIRSGNPNFEKPIEQWEPYQHTEVHSAEESMNALISYLERTEKNELHAATQIIIVSGYKVRMIKGLVTNFHQPQSTLLLLVSALVGERWKDIYNHALANNYRFLSYGDSSLLMR; this is translated from the coding sequence ATGATGACTCCCCATGCCCAGCATATCGCAATAGGCGACTTTAACTACGACCTTCCGGATGAGCGAATAGCCAAGTACCCGCTTGAAGAGCGCGACCTTTCTAAGCTGCTTTTCTTCAATGGAAATAACATTGATGATAAACAGTTTAAAGAGTTACCAACGCTGCTTCAAGATAGCGATTTGCTCGTGTTCAACAATACGAAAGTGATACAGGCGCGAATGGAGTTCTTCCGTTCTACAGGTGCCCGAGTGGAGATATTTTGCCTAGAGCCAGCCGACTCTTCGGACTATGAGTCTGTTTTTCAAGCAAAAGGAAGCATTACATGGAAGTGTATTGTAGGGAATCTGAAGAAATGGAAAGAGAGCACGCTTGAAAAAAAGCTCGATTTGAAGGGAACAGCAGTTACCCTTACAGCACAAAAGCTAGAAAAGCCAAACGATAACGTATTGATTATGTTCAGCTGGGATGGCGATTTTACCTTCAGCGAGATACTTGAGGCAAGCGGAACAATTCCAATTCCACCATATCTCAACAGAGATACTGAAGACATCGATCTAAATCGCTACCAAACAGTGTACTCAAAGCATAAAGGATCGGTTGCAGCACCAACCGCAGGGCTACACTTTACCCCTAGCATCATCGAAACGCTAAAAAGCAACGGTGTTGACACTGCTGAGGTTACGCTACACGTTGGCGCAGGCACCTTTAAGCCCGTTAAAACGGAGGATGTTGCCGACCACGAGATGCATACCGAGCATTTTTCCGTAACGCTAGAATCGCTAAAGAAGCTTAGGAAGCATCTTGGAAACGTGATTTCGGTAGGTACTACCAGCATGCGAACGCTCGAAAGCCTTTACTGGTATGGCGTTCGTGCAATCAGAAGCGGCAACCCTAACTTCGAAAAGCCCATTGAGCAATGGGAACCCTACCAGCATACTGAGGTGCACTCGGCAGAAGAATCGATGAATGCGCTTATCTCCTATCTGGAAAGAACGGAAAAGAACGAGCTACATGCTGCTACACAAATTATAATTGTAAGCGGCTACAAGGTTCGAATGATCAAAGGATTGGTTACCAACTTCCACCAGCCACAAAGTACGCTACTGCTGCTGGTATCTGCACTGGTTGGCGAAAGATGGAAAGATATATACAACCATGCACTTGCAAACAACTACCGCTTCCTGAGCTACGGCGACAGCTCGTTGTTGATGCGTTAA
- a CDS encoding TlpA disulfide reductase family protein, producing MKFKHFLIIGICLSGISLKAQINPALNGNWLGAIVLDPTEKGMDVPFNMSISSIKGKPSTINIRSAADKIVVKEIERQGDSIFFKMPVFVSEVTFKVKGDSLVGRYYPKGKGKGVSYKFYALKNVTDRFPWFKETPKVNVTGRWKYIVNPNTSNADSLVAEFKQQGAKFTGSILDPTGDMRFLEGKIAGNKFYMSGFDGGRASIFTAEVTTDGRIINGRMMTSPAYKPTWIAIKDENAKIAESKDLIKVKSGIKNFKFSVKDLNGKTFTSDDPSLKGKVLVVQASGSWCPNCLDETKLYQSLYEKYHNKGLEIVSLMFEENDLESSKYRIQRFVSQTGAKYNFYYAGPRSKKNKEEVLYPFEGVVAFPTTVFIDKKGEIRTVHTGFSGPGTGSHYTELVKEVTAIIEELIKE from the coding sequence ATGAAATTCAAACATTTTCTCATAATTGGGATTTGCCTTTCTGGGATAAGCCTAAAAGCACAGATTAATCCCGCACTAAACGGGAATTGGCTCGGTGCAATCGTGCTCGATCCTACTGAGAAAGGAATGGACGTTCCCTTTAACATGAGTATATCGAGCATTAAGGGTAAGCCTTCTACTATTAACATTCGATCGGCAGCAGACAAGATTGTTGTAAAAGAGATTGAGCGACAGGGAGACTCCATCTTCTTTAAGATGCCCGTGTTTGTGAGCGAGGTTACCTTTAAGGTCAAAGGAGACAGCCTTGTGGGGCGCTACTACCCCAAGGGAAAAGGCAAAGGTGTATCGTACAAGTTCTATGCACTTAAGAACGTTACCGATCGCTTCCCCTGGTTTAAGGAAACCCCAAAAGTAAACGTAACCGGAAGATGGAAGTACATCGTTAATCCAAACACGTCTAATGCCGACTCTCTTGTTGCCGAATTTAAGCAGCAGGGAGCAAAGTTTACCGGATCGATACTGGACCCAACTGGAGATATGCGCTTTTTGGAAGGTAAAATTGCAGGAAACAAGTTCTACATGTCAGGATTTGACGGTGGTAGAGCCTCAATATTTACTGCAGAAGTAACTACCGATGGTCGCATTATCAACGGAAGAATGATGACCAGCCCAGCTTATAAGCCAACATGGATTGCAATAAAGGACGAGAATGCAAAAATTGCCGAGAGTAAAGATCTTATCAAGGTAAAGAGCGGTATTAAGAACTTCAAATTCTCTGTAAAGGACCTAAACGGTAAAACCTTCACCTCCGATGACCCAAGCCTAAAAGGTAAGGTTCTCGTGGTGCAAGCATCAGGATCGTGGTGCCCCAACTGTTTGGACGAAACTAAGCTCTACCAGTCGCTCTACGAAAAGTACCACAACAAAGGGCTGGAGATTGTATCGCTAATGTTTGAGGAGAACGACCTCGAGAGCTCGAAGTACCGCATCCAACGATTCGTGAGCCAAACCGGAGCCAAGTACAACTTCTACTACGCTGGACCACGCAGCAAGAAGAACAAGGAAGAGGTGCTCTATCCATTCGAGGGTGTAGTTGCATTCCCAACCACCGTTTTCATCGATAAGAAGGGTGAAATCAGAACCGTTCATACCGGATTCTCGGGTCCAGGAACCGGCAGCCACTACACCGAGCTGGTGAAGGAGGTGACAGCAATCATAGAGGAGCTAATCAAAGAATAG
- a CDS encoding Smr/MutS family protein yields the protein MNCKIGDKVRFLNSVGGGIVVRFMNKNIVAVQDEDGFEIPVSINEIVVINDKNDNIFTSESYAHRPSSVVNEPKKDEEEDEDEFPDFYVPERRQEEAIDPTTNNYNVLLGFVPFNKQNASTADLDIYIINDGDYRIAYSIGKWTDKELLKPIGSGLMEPDSKERICTLNREDFSKLQVFNVSLIYFKNRDFIPVIPDQVNLELNPLKFVKANSFKANDYFDEEAVVFTVSTSAKSSEPVLTISPKDIESALKEKKDVRPVLNLKSTPEQEEIDLHIEALTENSAGLSNGEILEMQMARFTTVLEGAIISKTKRVVFIHGVGNGKLKHEIRKTLERKYPKLRFQDASFKDYGYGATMVILK from the coding sequence ATGAACTGCAAGATAGGCGATAAGGTGCGCTTTTTGAACTCGGTAGGCGGTGGTATTGTCGTTCGCTTTATGAACAAGAATATCGTTGCAGTACAGGATGAGGATGGGTTCGAAATCCCTGTTTCGATTAACGAGATTGTGGTAATTAACGATAAGAACGACAACATTTTCACCTCAGAAAGCTACGCTCATAGGCCTTCGTCTGTGGTAAACGAACCGAAAAAGGATGAGGAAGAGGATGAAGATGAGTTTCCTGATTTCTACGTTCCTGAGCGTAGGCAAGAGGAGGCTATCGATCCAACAACCAACAACTACAACGTTCTTTTGGGCTTTGTTCCGTTTAATAAGCAGAACGCATCGACTGCCGATTTGGATATCTATATCATTAACGATGGTGACTACCGAATTGCTTATTCTATAGGTAAGTGGACGGATAAGGAGCTGCTAAAGCCAATCGGTTCCGGCTTAATGGAACCTGATAGCAAGGAGCGCATTTGCACCTTGAATCGCGAAGACTTTTCGAAGCTTCAGGTGTTTAACGTTAGCCTTATCTACTTTAAGAATAGGGATTTTATTCCGGTGATACCCGATCAGGTAAACTTAGAGCTTAATCCTCTCAAATTTGTAAAGGCTAATAGCTTTAAGGCAAACGATTACTTCGACGAGGAGGCGGTAGTTTTCACAGTATCAACAAGCGCAAAGTCTTCTGAACCAGTGCTAACAATCTCTCCAAAGGATATTGAAAGCGCTCTGAAGGAGAAAAAAGATGTTCGTCCGGTTTTGAATTTGAAATCAACCCCAGAACAAGAGGAGATAGACCTACATATAGAGGCGCTTACCGAAAATTCGGCAGGATTATCTAATGGTGAGATACTTGAGATGCAAATGGCTCGCTTTACTACCGTTCTTGAAGGTGCTATTATATCAAAAACCAAGCGAGTAGTATTCATACACGGCGTTGGTAATGGTAAGCTAAAGCACGAAATCCGCAAAACGTTGGAACGTAAGTATCCTAAGCTAAGGTTTCAGGATGCCTCGTTTAAGGATTACGGCTACGGAGCTACCATGGTAATTTTGAAATAG
- a CDS encoding cold-shock protein — translation MARPAGSWNKKEVQKKKDQKRKEKEQKKLERKESGRSSLDDMIAYVDENGMITSTPPDPTTKAEIDLDDIQISVPKDSEVEPVSTTRTGIVTFFNESKGFGFIKDLKTQESIFVHVNGLIDEVKENNRVTFEVEKGLKGPMAVKVKLDK, via the coding sequence ATGGCAAGACCAGCGGGTTCTTGGAACAAGAAAGAAGTCCAAAAGAAGAAAGATCAAAAACGTAAGGAAAAGGAGCAGAAAAAGCTCGAGCGTAAGGAAAGCGGCAGGAGCAGCCTCGACGACATGATTGCCTACGTTGACGAAAACGGCATGATTACCTCTACGCCTCCCGATCCTACAACCAAGGCTGAAATTGACCTTGACGACATTCAAATATCCGTTCCTAAGGATTCGGAAGTCGAGCCCGTTTCGACGACCCGAACTGGAATTGTAACGTTCTTCAACGAGTCTAAGGGCTTTGGCTTTATCAAGGATCTTAAGACACAGGAGAGCATCTTTGTTCACGTTAATGGGCTTATTGATGAGGTGAAGGAGAACAACAGGGTTACCTTCGAAGTTGAAAAAGGTTTAAAGGGACCGATGGCCGTAAAGGTTAAGCTGGATAAGTAG
- a CDS encoding YgiQ family radical SAM protein, with translation MSHIRNSEGLKITDWLPTSKKEMEKRGWDEVDVVLFSADAYIDHPSFGAAVIGRILEDEGFRVAIVPQPNWQDDLRDFKKFGRPRLFFAISGGCMDSMVNHYTANRRLRSDDAYTAGGKAGQRPDYATYVYSNICKQLYPDVPVVIGGIEASLRRLTHYDYWQDKLKPSILAESKADLLVYGMGEKPIVEIARRLNDGYTVDTLTDIPQTAFTAENDIDLSHLNPLIRLNSFEECVEDKVKFALNFKHIEEESNKYAAAYLAEAFEDRVVVVNPPYPYLTEEEIDHSFDLPYTRLPHPRYNGKGAIPAYDMIKFSVNAHRGCFGGCSFCTISAHQGKFISSRSEESILKEIEEITHHPEFKGYISDLGGPSANMYKMEGRVKEMCQKCRRASCIFPNVCQNLDNNHARLLELYRKARAIKGIKKIFIGSGIRYDLFMGGLYKTSAANLSYLEEVMLHHVSGRLKVAPEHTSDEVLKMMRKPSFKLFEQLKVDFDAINQKHGLKEQLIPYFISSHPACHDSDMKDLVERTKRLDFRLEQVQDFTPTPMTLSSTIYYAGIDPYTMQAVYTATSREEKLRQRDAFFWYKGGGKPADARSAGGPKANSFKGKEAFRSKSERVRFSGQKRKGKGKEK, from the coding sequence ATGTCGCACATACGAAATAGCGAGGGACTGAAGATTACCGACTGGCTGCCCACCTCGAAAAAGGAGATGGAGAAGCGCGGATGGGACGAGGTGGACGTGGTGCTCTTTAGCGCCGATGCCTACATCGATCACCCCTCGTTTGGCGCTGCGGTAATTGGGCGTATCCTAGAGGACGAGGGCTTCCGCGTGGCCATTGTGCCCCAGCCCAACTGGCAGGACGACCTCCGCGACTTCAAGAAATTTGGGCGACCACGGCTGTTCTTCGCTATCAGCGGCGGATGCATGGACAGCATGGTGAACCACTACACCGCCAACCGACGCCTGCGCAGCGACGACGCCTACACCGCCGGAGGAAAGGCCGGACAGCGTCCCGACTACGCCACCTACGTATACAGCAACATCTGCAAGCAGCTATACCCCGACGTTCCGGTGGTAATCGGCGGCATAGAGGCGTCGTTGCGCCGCCTTACGCACTACGACTACTGGCAGGATAAGCTCAAACCATCGATACTGGCCGAATCGAAGGCCGACCTGCTGGTGTACGGCATGGGCGAAAAGCCCATTGTGGAAATTGCCCGAAGGCTTAACGATGGTTACACCGTTGACACGCTTACAGACATCCCCCAAACGGCGTTTACAGCTGAAAACGACATCGACCTAAGCCATTTAAACCCACTTATCCGTTTAAATTCATTTGAAGAGTGCGTTGAAGACAAGGTTAAGTTCGCGCTTAACTTCAAGCATATAGAGGAGGAATCGAACAAGTACGCGGCGGCCTATCTGGCTGAGGCTTTCGAGGATAGAGTTGTGGTGGTAAACCCGCCATACCCCTACCTAACGGAGGAGGAAATCGACCACAGCTTCGACCTGCCGTACACCCGCTTGCCCCACCCGCGTTACAACGGTAAAGGGGCCATCCCGGCGTACGATATGATCAAGTTTTCGGTAAACGCCCACCGCGGCTGCTTTGGCGGTTGCTCGTTCTGCACCATTTCGGCGCATCAGGGCAAGTTCATCTCGTCGCGCAGCGAGGAATCGATCCTTAAGGAGATCGAGGAGATCACCCATCACCCCGAATTTAAGGGCTACATATCGGACCTGGGCGGGCCATCGGCCAACATGTACAAGATGGAGGGCCGCGTGAAGGAGATGTGCCAGAAGTGCCGCAGGGCCTCGTGCATCTTCCCGAACGTATGCCAGAACCTGGACAACAACCACGCCCGACTGCTGGAACTGTACCGCAAGGCAAGAGCCATCAAGGGCATCAAAAAGATATTTATCGGTAGCGGCATCCGCTACGACCTGTTTATGGGCGGGCTCTACAAGACGAGCGCGGCCAACCTGTCGTACCTGGAGGAGGTAATGCTGCACCACGTGTCGGGCCGATTGAAGGTTGCCCCCGAGCACACCTCGGACGAGGTGCTAAAAATGATGCGAAAGCCCTCGTTTAAGCTCTTCGAGCAGCTAAAGGTGGACTTCGATGCCATCAACCAAAAACATGGGCTTAAAGAGCAGCTAATCCCCTACTTCATATCGAGCCACCCCGCCTGCCACGACAGCGACATGAAGGACCTGGTGGAGCGAACCAAGCGCCTCGACTTTAGGCTGGAGCAGGTACAGGACTTTACGCCTACGCCCATGACGCTATCGTCGACCATCTACTACGCTGGGATTGACCCCTACACCATGCAGGCGGTGTACACGGCCACCTCGCGCGAGGAGAAGCTGCGCCAGCGCGACGCCTTCTTCTGGTACAAGGGCGGCGGCAAGCCTGCCGATGCCCGCAGCGCCGGAGGCCCTAAGGCGAACAGCTTTAAGGGCAAGGAGGCGTTCCGCAGCAAGAGCGAGCGCGTACGCTTTAGCGGGCAGAAGCGAAAGGGCAAGGGAAAGGAGAAATAG